In the genome of Paenibacillus sp. FSL R5-0766, one region contains:
- a CDS encoding molybdenum cofactor biosynthesis protein MoaE, which produces MKLTIQLFAGIAERLNTSLLEFEYIGDIPTAADLKEKLSLAYPEAASQIKTSFLAVNQQYAPADTILSSEDELALIPPVSGGDGTDISDEKQRSTVPEHRTEDGLFLITESTLSVEATTALVITPNHGAALTFVGTTREMTGEQRTVHLEYEAYVPMALSQMAAIGVEISDRWPGVLCAISHRIGKVDVAEISVVIAVSSPHRNDCYDASRYAIERLKQTVPIWKKEIWEDGSEWKGHQLGPWNPMEN; this is translated from the coding sequence ATGAAATTGACAATTCAACTATTTGCAGGCATTGCAGAACGTTTAAATACATCCCTTCTGGAGTTTGAGTACATTGGAGACATTCCAACCGCTGCCGATTTAAAAGAAAAACTGAGTCTGGCCTACCCAGAGGCAGCTTCTCAGATAAAGACATCCTTTTTGGCAGTTAACCAGCAGTACGCTCCTGCCGATACTATACTTAGCTCAGAAGATGAACTTGCGTTGATCCCTCCCGTCTCTGGCGGCGATGGTACGGATATATCCGATGAAAAGCAACGCTCTACCGTACCGGAGCATCGGACTGAAGATGGCTTATTTCTGATCACAGAGTCCACCTTGTCCGTGGAAGCAACAACGGCGCTAGTGATTACCCCGAATCACGGGGCAGCTCTTACTTTTGTAGGTACGACTCGTGAAATGACCGGTGAACAACGCACCGTTCATCTTGAATACGAGGCCTATGTGCCGATGGCTCTTTCTCAGATGGCTGCCATTGGTGTGGAAATCTCCGATCGCTGGCCTGGTGTGTTATGTGCAATCAGTCACCGAATCGGCAAAGTGGATGTGGCAGAGATTAGTGTAGTCATTGCCGTCTCCTCGCCTCATCGCAACGACTGTTATGATGCAAGCCGTTACGCCATAGAGAGACTCAAACAGACCGTTCCGATCTGGAAAAAGGAAATTTGGGAAGATGGATCTGAATGGAAGGGACATCAATTAGGACCATGGAACCCCATGGAGAACTAA
- a CDS encoding jacalin-like lectin — protein sequence MRRSIVKKGAALVLSAVVAFTSSPLFLSTASAAEGGSVSGSFKVLSYNVGGLPDLVSSSNPKEYTVQISPKLNDYDIINVQEDFNYHNELISQVTLPYLTTTSGIAGFGSGLNSLSKYPFRDLKRITWDKRSGLFDNGSDELTPKGFTAATYEITPQVKVDVYNLHADAGSDDKSLEARRDNIRQLSNYIKEHSDGNAVIVFGDTNTRYTRAADNIELLMSENGLRDPWIDLIRGGSIPADGEALMDASNLNGPNYEIVDKILYRGSKALSLNAQSYRLENQTFVDPSGKQLSDHYPITAEFVYSTSSQYQLSSTIGGSGGTGFNDLNHIPDARPSSVVLNSGNRVDGISTLYRDGTNLAHGGQSNIVTLNLADGEYLTQATIGQGTRNGDKRIFYVELSTNLGNKIEGGQKTSDQIKLEAPAGWYIAGFYGRAGQELDQLGVIYRPLN from the coding sequence ATGCGAAGAAGTATAGTTAAAAAAGGAGCAGCCCTGGTATTGTCTGCTGTTGTTGCCTTTACGAGCTCTCCGTTATTTTTATCAACGGCGAGTGCTGCAGAAGGTGGATCTGTATCGGGTTCATTCAAGGTACTTAGTTACAATGTAGGTGGTCTTCCGGATCTGGTATCCAGTTCCAACCCCAAGGAGTACACCGTTCAGATTTCCCCCAAATTAAATGACTATGACATCATTAATGTGCAAGAGGATTTTAATTATCATAATGAACTGATATCCCAAGTCACCCTGCCGTATTTGACGACTACAAGCGGAATTGCGGGTTTTGGTAGTGGGTTGAACAGTCTGTCCAAATATCCATTCCGTGACTTGAAGCGTATTACCTGGGATAAGCGATCTGGTCTTTTTGACAATGGAAGTGATGAATTGACTCCAAAAGGATTTACAGCAGCTACATATGAGATCACACCTCAGGTGAAAGTGGACGTGTACAACTTGCATGCGGACGCAGGTAGCGATGATAAATCGCTTGAGGCCAGACGAGATAATATCAGACAACTCTCCAATTACATAAAGGAGCACTCGGACGGGAATGCGGTTATCGTATTTGGGGATACCAATACACGGTACACTCGTGCGGCTGACAATATAGAGTTGCTCATGTCTGAGAATGGTTTAAGAGATCCGTGGATCGATTTGATTCGTGGTGGGAGTATTCCCGCTGATGGAGAAGCCCTTATGGATGCAAGCAATTTAAATGGACCCAACTATGAGATCGTAGACAAAATTTTGTATCGTGGAAGTAAAGCATTGTCCCTGAATGCACAGAGCTATCGGTTAGAAAATCAAACATTTGTTGACCCGAGTGGGAAGCAACTCTCCGATCATTATCCGATTACAGCGGAATTTGTGTACAGCACATCTTCTCAGTACCAATTAAGTTCAACAATCGGAGGATCCGGAGGAACTGGATTTAATGACCTAAATCATATTCCGGATGCCAGACCCAGCTCAGTGGTGCTTAACTCGGGCAACCGTGTAGACGGCATCTCAACGCTGTACAGGGATGGAACGAACCTGGCACATGGTGGTCAATCCAACATTGTCACACTGAACCTGGCAGACGGAGAGTACTTAACCCAGGCCACAATTGGTCAGGGGACACGAAATGGTGATAAACGGATCTTTTATGTGGAGCTGTCGACCAATCTTGGAAATAAAATTGAGGGCGGACAAAAGACATCGGATCAAATTAAACTTGAGGCACCAGCAGGGTGGTATATAGCCGGATTTTATGGAAGAGCAGGACAGGAATTGGATCAGCTAGGGGTCATATACAGACCTCTGAATTAG
- the yfkAB gene encoding radical SAM/CxCxxxxC motif protein YfkAB: MTMLNSGSVQPMPLSPTNDPWDPIGSLRTYGRHVLTSVEMTVTHLCNMRCEHCAVGDMLTMREAPALPLPLMLKRLDEVEHLQTISLTGGEPSFSQKTVDEMIIPLLKYAKERGIRSQINSNLTLDISRYEQLLPYLDVMHISFNYLNADDFHQVGFANSGRPVKREVAVKMYEKMIENSRKLSEAGMFISAESMINFRTHDKLDGIHQLIREMGCVRHEVHPMYNSNFASSLPVLSLDHMRAAIHRLLDVRDKDMWMLFGTLPFFACSAAEQDRELINRLYSEPNVTVRNDPDGRNRVNVNMFTGNVYVTDFADIPAFGNIRDRKLDDVFHEWSAEHPLNQTVNCHCDIASCCGPNLLVADMYYKGVDFKSRKAITR; encoded by the coding sequence ATGACCATGCTAAACTCAGGATCGGTACAACCGATGCCTTTATCGCCAACGAATGATCCGTGGGATCCGATCGGCTCTCTGCGTACATATGGACGCCATGTGCTGACCAGTGTAGAAATGACCGTGACACATCTGTGCAATATGAGGTGTGAGCATTGTGCCGTGGGAGATATGCTTACGATGCGTGAGGCACCGGCTCTTCCGCTCCCTCTGATGCTGAAACGATTGGATGAAGTGGAGCATCTACAGACGATTAGTCTGACGGGTGGCGAGCCAAGCTTTAGCCAGAAAACAGTGGATGAGATGATCATCCCGCTGCTCAAATATGCCAAGGAACGTGGAATTCGTTCCCAGATCAATTCGAATTTAACGCTGGATATCAGCCGGTATGAGCAACTTTTACCTTATCTGGACGTTATGCATATCTCATTCAACTATCTGAATGCTGACGATTTCCATCAAGTTGGATTTGCGAATAGCGGCAGACCTGTGAAACGTGAAGTCGCGGTGAAAATGTATGAGAAAATGATTGAAAATTCCCGCAAACTGAGTGAAGCAGGCATGTTTATCTCTGCGGAATCAATGATTAACTTCCGTACGCACGACAAGCTGGATGGTATTCACCAATTGATTCGTGAGATGGGCTGTGTCCGTCATGAAGTGCATCCGATGTATAATTCGAACTTTGCTTCGTCACTGCCCGTGTTATCACTGGATCATATGAGAGCAGCGATTCATCGTTTGCTTGATGTGCGTGACAAAGATATGTGGATGTTATTCGGGACCCTGCCATTCTTCGCGTGCAGTGCAGCAGAGCAGGATCGGGAACTGATCAACCGTTTATACAGCGAACCAAATGTGACGGTACGTAACGATCCGGACGGACGTAACCGCGTTAACGTCAACATGTTCACGGGTAATGTGTATGTGACGGATTTTGCGGATATCCCGGCGTTTGGTAACATTCGTGATCGTAAACTGGATGATGTGTTCCATGAATGGTCAGCTGAACATCCGTTGAATCAAACGGTCAATTGCCATTGCGATATTGCATCCTGTTGCGGACCAAACCTGCTAGTGGCAGATATGTATTACAAGGGTGTGGATTTCAAATCGAGAAAGGCAATCACACGTTGA
- a CDS encoding HD-GYP domain-containing protein: MRVHVTDLKPGDLLKNDVYNSSGLHMLMKGSTLSEDDLSKLLQHGIEYADVEHTTSDLHSDAQTLPSDQTRLLTNLFNDTIKGTESLFQQAMEKGFIDETQVDEILFTLTEQLEKQKDVVSLLLMLDGDSDYTYNHSLQVGMLAFYIAGWMGYNPEECLTVAKAGYLHDIGKSKIPSEILHKPGKLTTEEFDEMKKHTFYGYDIIKESTQDEILAMVALQHHEREDGSGYPHGLRGDEIHPYARITAVADVYSAMTTNRVYQTKQELISVLCELYSLSFGQLNAEATQELIKHMLPNFIGKRVLLTTGQTGLIVMNNPADYFRPLVQTSTAFIDLAKERDIAIVEIYVQ, encoded by the coding sequence GTGAGAGTGCATGTTACTGATCTTAAACCGGGTGACCTGTTAAAAAATGATGTATACAACAGTTCGGGTCTCCACATGCTGATGAAAGGTTCCACCCTCAGTGAAGATGACCTATCCAAACTGTTGCAACATGGAATTGAGTACGCAGATGTAGAACACACAACATCCGACCTACACTCTGATGCACAAACCTTACCTTCCGATCAGACCCGTCTGTTAACTAACTTGTTTAACGATACGATCAAAGGTACTGAATCTCTATTTCAACAAGCGATGGAGAAGGGTTTTATTGATGAGACACAGGTCGATGAGATTTTGTTTACCCTAACAGAACAGTTGGAAAAACAAAAAGATGTTGTCTCCTTGCTTCTTATGCTGGACGGGGATAGCGATTATACGTACAACCATTCATTGCAAGTCGGAATGCTCGCTTTTTATATCGCCGGCTGGATGGGTTACAACCCCGAGGAATGTCTAACGGTAGCCAAAGCAGGATATCTTCATGATATCGGCAAGTCCAAGATTCCTTCTGAGATTTTACATAAACCTGGTAAATTGACCACGGAAGAATTTGACGAAATGAAGAAACACACATTCTATGGGTACGATATCATTAAAGAATCCACGCAGGATGAAATTCTGGCAATGGTTGCACTTCAACATCATGAGCGCGAGGATGGAAGTGGTTATCCTCATGGACTGCGAGGGGACGAGATCCACCCATATGCCCGTATAACTGCTGTAGCAGACGTTTACAGCGCCATGACGACCAATCGGGTATACCAGACCAAACAGGAACTGATCTCTGTTCTGTGTGAACTGTACAGCCTCAGCTTTGGTCAGTTAAATGCTGAAGCAACGCAGGAACTGATCAAGCACATGCTGCCTAATTTTATCGGTAAAAGGGTTCTGCTCACCACGGGTCAGACGGGACTCATTGTCATGAATAATCCTGCGGATTATTTCCGACCACTCGTTCAGACCTCTACAGCCTTTATCGATTTAGCGAAAGAAAGAGATATTGCTATCGTTGAAATTTATGTACAGTAA
- the sufU gene encoding Fe-S cluster assembly sulfur transfer protein SufU, with the protein MQLDDLYRRVIMDHYKNPRNRGTFDNDAVTVNLNNPTCGDRISLQILLKDGIVQEAKYTGEGCSISMSSASMMTEAVKGKTMEQALDIANRFSSLMKGEEVDFDDYEDLEALSGVNKFPARIKCATLAWNALRKGIDEENKVQ; encoded by the coding sequence ATGCAACTTGATGATCTGTACAGACGTGTTATAATGGACCACTACAAAAACCCGCGTAACCGCGGAACATTTGATAATGACGCTGTCACGGTGAATTTGAACAATCCAACGTGCGGCGACCGGATTTCACTGCAAATTTTGCTGAAAGACGGAATCGTTCAGGAAGCCAAATATACGGGCGAAGGCTGCTCCATCAGCATGTCCTCTGCATCGATGATGACAGAGGCTGTCAAAGGCAAAACGATGGAGCAGGCACTCGATATCGCTAACCGTTTTTCCTCACTGATGAAAGGTGAAGAAGTCGATTTCGACGATTATGAAGATCTCGAAGCCCTATCCGGTGTGAACAAGTTCCCTGCACGCATCAAATGTGCCACTCTGGCCTGGAATGCATTACGCAAAGGGATTGACGAAGAGAACAAAGTACAATAA
- a CDS encoding 5'-nucleotidase C-terminal domain-containing protein — protein sequence MSTREKQTLTILHTNDIHSHFGSMSTIAAMINEERDQGGNFLVLDIGDHMDRMAVETEGTLGTANVDVINLTGYDAITIGNNEGLTFTPDQLSQSYAGLLCPVVCSNVVEQDTGLPPVWMKPSLIVEKGPFRVGLLGATAPFTTFYELLGWDVLDPVESLRAQVGALRDEVDVVVILSHLGLSTDRRLAEQITGIDVILGGHTHHVLEEPLVIGQTVLGAAGKFGQWLGKVVLERTSVGEPLQLVSSGCMAAKSILLDDQVALAIATNRTEAERTLNQTAVITDRVLPITYDRESPFATLLAQAVRHFTGAQLSLVNAGQLLGDLPQGNITKGMLHSLCPSPINACTICLSGSHIREALEQSLLDEFSGKPIVGFGFRGHILGTLCMDGMEVQYNPHAPAYEKIQTISINGEPMDEQCEYIVGTLDMFTFNVGYPPLAHGTHTLYHLPEFIRDLLEMEIKRPGALDDSLRARWHKS from the coding sequence ATGAGCACCAGGGAGAAGCAAACGTTAACGATTCTGCACACCAATGACATTCATAGCCACTTCGGCTCCATGAGCACCATCGCCGCTATGATCAATGAGGAACGTGACCAGGGTGGCAACTTCCTTGTATTGGATATCGGCGATCATATGGACCGGATGGCCGTTGAAACAGAGGGAACACTGGGGACGGCTAATGTTGATGTTATTAACCTGACGGGCTACGATGCCATTACAATCGGTAACAACGAAGGACTAACCTTTACGCCAGATCAGCTCTCGCAGTCCTACGCTGGACTTCTGTGTCCTGTGGTATGCAGCAATGTTGTGGAGCAAGATACTGGCCTTCCGCCAGTGTGGATGAAACCTTCTCTGATTGTGGAGAAAGGTCCATTTCGCGTTGGTCTGCTGGGGGCAACGGCCCCTTTTACCACGTTTTACGAACTGCTCGGGTGGGATGTTCTGGACCCTGTGGAGTCATTAAGAGCTCAAGTGGGAGCATTACGTGATGAAGTGGATGTGGTGGTTATTCTTTCACATCTGGGGCTTTCGACAGATCGTAGACTGGCGGAGCAGATTACTGGAATTGATGTTATTCTCGGTGGGCATACCCATCATGTTCTCGAAGAGCCATTAGTCATTGGTCAGACCGTGCTGGGTGCAGCTGGAAAATTTGGCCAATGGCTTGGGAAAGTGGTTCTGGAACGAACAAGTGTGGGAGAACCTCTTCAACTGGTAAGTAGCGGTTGTATGGCTGCCAAGAGTATATTACTGGATGATCAGGTCGCGCTGGCAATCGCTACGAATCGTACGGAAGCCGAAAGGACACTCAATCAGACGGCAGTGATAACGGATCGGGTGCTGCCCATCACGTATGACCGGGAATCCCCGTTTGCTACCTTGCTTGCACAAGCGGTTCGTCATTTCACGGGGGCACAGCTGTCTCTGGTGAATGCAGGTCAGCTTCTGGGAGATCTTCCACAAGGTAATATTACAAAAGGAATGTTGCATTCCCTATGTCCATCTCCTATAAATGCTTGTACAATATGCTTGAGTGGAAGTCATATTCGTGAAGCACTTGAGCAGTCCTTGTTGGACGAGTTTTCAGGTAAGCCCATTGTGGGATTTGGTTTTCGTGGTCATATTCTAGGCACGTTATGTATGGACGGAATGGAAGTTCAATACAATCCACATGCGCCAGCCTATGAGAAGATCCAGACCATATCCATCAATGGAGAGCCTATGGACGAACAATGTGAGTATATCGTTGGGACACTGGACATGTTTACGTTCAATGTGGGGTATCCTCCTCTTGCTCATGGAACCCATACGCTCTATCATCTTCCGGAATTCATACGCGATTTGCTGGAAATGGAAATAAAACGACCAGGGGCTCTGGACGACAGCCTGCGAGCCCGCTGGCATAAAAGCTAA
- a CDS encoding YjcZ family sporulation protein — MSEVGYGCGGNVGGVGGYNMFTNTGAILVLFILLVIITKAFCV, encoded by the coding sequence ATGAGCGAAGTAGGATATGGCTGTGGTGGCAATGTAGGCGGCGTTGGCGGATACAATATGTTCACAAACACTGGTGCAATCTTGGTACTGTTCATTCTGTTGGTTATCATCACAAAAGCATTCTGCGTGTAA
- a CDS encoding M23 family metallopeptidase codes for MSVNPFEGYRITSSFGYRIHPIHGGQTFHRGIDLVTEPWNGPVYAFMEGRVRFASEGVTGSGFGGYGLTVALQDHRGYLHCYAHLSRIAVSVGQQVKRGQLVGNQGSTGQSTGPHVHYEIRKTSAPSYGYTASEDGVTEPGAYLQAEYGTASQEQEAPPMTTEQKKMFKAMQKTLEIQGGWIQQQEQLSNMDCPAWAQQAFDYYRPFIMNDKGSYEFWRLLVIMYRKEKGIQVHSDSDT; via the coding sequence ATGAGCGTAAACCCCTTCGAGGGCTATCGGATTACAAGTTCATTCGGCTATCGAATTCATCCTATTCATGGTGGACAGACATTTCACCGTGGAATTGATCTCGTGACAGAGCCCTGGAATGGCCCTGTCTATGCCTTTATGGAAGGTAGGGTACGTTTTGCTTCCGAAGGAGTTACAGGCTCCGGATTCGGCGGTTACGGGCTTACAGTTGCCCTTCAAGATCATCGTGGCTACTTGCATTGTTATGCGCACCTTTCACGTATTGCTGTAAGCGTTGGACAGCAGGTGAAGCGAGGCCAGCTTGTCGGTAATCAGGGGAGCACAGGTCAGAGTACTGGTCCGCATGTACATTATGAGATTCGTAAAACAAGTGCACCATCTTACGGGTACACAGCCAGCGAAGATGGTGTGACGGAACCGGGTGCGTATCTACAGGCCGAATACGGAACTGCATCTCAGGAACAGGAGGCTCCGCCGATGACCACTGAGCAGAAGAAAATGTTTAAAGCCATGCAGAAAACGCTGGAGATTCAAGGGGGATGGATTCAGCAACAGGAGCAACTTTCCAATATGGATTGTCCCGCATGGGCACAGCAAGCATTTGATTATTATCGACCGTTTATTATGAACGACAAAGGCAGTTATGAATTTTGGAGATTGCTTGTTATCATGTACCGCAAGGAAAAAGGCATCCAGGTTCATTCGGATTCCGACACATAG
- the sufB gene encoding Fe-S cluster assembly protein SufB: MAKKAPEMEEYKYGFRDEHKSIFQTGKGLTAEVVTEISKIKNEPDWMLEFRLKSLKQFEKMPMPKWGGDLDGLDFNEIQYYVRASEKQGKTWEEVPSEIKETFDKLGIPEAEQKFLAGVSAQYESEVVYHNMQKELEDQGVIFMDTDTALREHPEILREYFATVIPPADNKFAALNSAVWSGGSFIYVPKGVKCEVPLQAYFRINSENMGQFERTLIIADEDSFVHYVEGCTAPIYSTNSLHSAVVEIICKKNARVRYTTIQNWAPNIYNLVTKRAVAEENATMEWVDGNIGSKLTMKYPAVVLKGRGAKGSVLSIAVAGKNQHQDAGAKMIHLAPDTTSTIVSKSISKHGGKVTYRGLASFGRQAEGAKSNIKCDTLILDNESTSDTIPYNEIMNDNIMLEHEATVSKVSEDQLFYLMSRGLTDAEATQMIIMGFIEPFTKELPMEYAVEMNRLIKFEMEGSIG; the protein is encoded by the coding sequence ATGGCTAAAAAAGCACCAGAAATGGAAGAGTACAAATATGGTTTTCGCGACGAGCACAAATCCATCTTTCAAACCGGTAAAGGTCTGACTGCAGAAGTGGTTACCGAGATTTCCAAGATTAAGAATGAACCGGATTGGATGTTGGAATTCCGTTTGAAATCCTTGAAACAATTCGAAAAGATGCCAATGCCGAAATGGGGCGGAGATCTCGACGGATTGGATTTCAATGAAATTCAGTATTATGTGCGTGCTTCTGAAAAACAAGGTAAAACATGGGAGGAAGTTCCTTCCGAAATCAAGGAAACCTTTGATAAATTGGGTATCCCTGAAGCAGAGCAAAAGTTCCTTGCAGGTGTATCGGCTCAGTATGAGTCCGAGGTTGTATACCACAACATGCAAAAGGAATTGGAAGACCAAGGTGTAATCTTCATGGATACGGACACGGCTCTCAGAGAGCATCCGGAAATCCTGCGTGAATATTTTGCAACAGTTATTCCACCAGCAGATAACAAATTTGCTGCATTGAATAGTGCGGTATGGTCCGGAGGAAGCTTCATCTACGTGCCTAAGGGCGTTAAATGTGAAGTGCCTCTGCAAGCCTACTTCCGGATCAACTCCGAGAATATGGGACAATTCGAGCGTACACTCATCATTGCCGACGAAGATAGCTTCGTTCACTATGTAGAGGGCTGTACAGCTCCAATCTACAGCACGAACTCACTGCATAGTGCGGTCGTTGAGATCATCTGTAAGAAAAATGCCCGTGTTCGTTACACAACGATTCAAAACTGGGCACCAAACATCTACAACCTCGTTACGAAACGTGCGGTTGCAGAAGAAAATGCAACGATGGAATGGGTCGATGGTAACATCGGTTCCAAACTGACAATGAAATATCCAGCGGTTGTACTGAAAGGCCGTGGAGCTAAAGGTTCCGTACTCTCCATCGCTGTAGCTGGTAAAAACCAGCATCAGGATGCAGGTGCGAAAATGATCCACTTGGCTCCGGATACAACATCTACGATTGTATCCAAGTCCATCAGTAAACATGGTGGTAAAGTAACGTACCGTGGTTTGGCTTCCTTTGGACGTCAAGCTGAGGGCGCGAAATCCAACATCAAGTGTGATACACTCATTCTCGATAATGAGTCCACATCGGATACAATTCCTTACAATGAAATCATGAATGATAACATCATGCTGGAGCATGAAGCTACAGTATCCAAAGTGTCTGAGGATCAACTCTTCTACCTGATGAGCCGTGGTCTGACTGATGCAGAAGCAACACAGATGATTATCATGGGCTTCATTGAGCCATTCACGAAGGAATTGCCAATGGAATACGCCGTTGAGATGAATAGATTGATCAAATTCGAAATGGAGGGCTCCATTGGTTAA
- a CDS encoding HD-GYP domain-containing protein has protein sequence MKLGKRIYSEEGLVLLSEDVELSSRLIGRLKDLGVGYVYIKDAATEDIIVPEMLQEETRRKALVEIKQQFQSMSGLKTKSRIPHFGKALSGVMNAILEDIGSQKEAMIMLMDMNSSDFDLYNHSLNVCVYTLVLGVASGYTRQQLMEIGLGALLHDIGKTQIAPEILHKPSRLSDEEFKIIQQHTTYGHRILKDEPGIPLLSAHCALQHHERIDGSGYPFGLKDKEIHEYAKWIALADSYDAMTTNRVYKQALLPHQAVEVLYTGSGTLYEQRMLEKFRDCVAIYPVGISVKLSTGEVGVVASIHSRVPQRPLIRVLKDADGQTLSSPYEINLLTALSVMITGVEGVEDTPSAAQSEQVES, from the coding sequence ATGAAGCTGGGGAAACGTATTTATAGTGAAGAAGGCCTTGTATTACTTAGTGAGGATGTAGAACTAAGCAGTCGATTGATTGGACGCCTTAAGGATCTCGGGGTCGGTTATGTGTATATTAAAGATGCTGCGACAGAGGACATCATCGTTCCCGAAATGTTGCAGGAAGAGACCCGAAGGAAGGCACTGGTCGAGATCAAACAGCAATTTCAGAGTATGTCAGGACTGAAAACCAAAAGTCGGATTCCTCATTTCGGAAAAGCGCTTAGTGGTGTGATGAATGCGATTCTGGAAGACATCGGCAGTCAGAAGGAAGCCATGATTATGCTGATGGACATGAACTCCAGCGATTTTGACCTGTATAACCACTCTTTGAATGTATGTGTGTACACGCTGGTTCTTGGTGTCGCTTCGGGTTACACACGCCAGCAGTTAATGGAGATTGGTCTGGGCGCTTTGCTGCATGATATCGGCAAAACACAGATTGCACCAGAAATTTTGCATAAACCCTCCAGATTAAGTGACGAGGAATTCAAAATCATTCAGCAGCACACTACATATGGACACCGTATTCTCAAAGATGAACCAGGTATACCACTTCTATCTGCGCATTGTGCATTGCAGCACCATGAACGAATTGATGGAAGTGGATATCCCTTTGGTTTGAAAGACAAGGAAATTCATGAATATGCCAAATGGATTGCGCTTGCTGATTCGTATGATGCCATGACAACGAATCGAGTCTACAAGCAAGCCTTGCTGCCACATCAGGCCGTAGAGGTGCTGTATACAGGTTCAGGAACCCTCTATGAACAACGGATGTTGGAAAAGTTCAGGGATTGTGTCGCGATATACCCGGTAGGTATTTCAGTCAAGCTCAGTACGGGAGAGGTTGGAGTAGTTGCATCAATTCATTCACGTGTTCCTCAACGTCCGCTTATCCGTGTTCTAAAAGATGCGGACGGCCAGACTTTATCTTCGCCTTATGAAATTAACCTGCTGACAGCTCTGTCTGTGATGATCACAGGTGTAGAGGGTGTGGAGGATACACCTTCAGCGGCTCAAAGTGAACAGGTGGAAAGCTGA